The following are from one region of the Clostridia bacterium genome:
- a CDS encoding ATP-binding protein translates to MSIVDRALRRRKKIAEWEANLEELYKKYPRLGEIAHLLAQISLEVVYLQMGQGKMGLTLEELNKKRTALLNEKKALFEKYALPENIEAVKWDCPLCEDRGFLNVGEKCACLLAEESQQRWELSGLGPRQKKQTFNSFSLKWYEDKKRYRTILEECVSFAENICRGKAVDNLLLCGNIGTGKTHLCSAIANYVLQAGISVAYLKIGILMDLIREAKYNFDSQVVRPINRLQSLYQVDLLIIDDLGTEVVSDFVREQLFYLIDERLNFHLPWIISTNLSLNEIGTLYEDRLSDRILGTSTVLKFTGASIRQQLKVLRG, encoded by the coding sequence ATGTCAATTGTAGATCGTGCTTTACGCCGGCGGAAAAAAATTGCCGAATGGGAAGCAAATCTAGAGGAACTTTATAAAAAATATCCGCGTTTGGGAGAAATTGCCCATTTATTGGCCCAAATTTCCCTGGAAGTGGTTTATTTGCAAATGGGACAAGGGAAAATGGGTCTTACTCTGGAGGAATTAAATAAAAAAAGAACGGCTTTACTTAACGAAAAAAAGGCTCTTTTTGAAAAATATGCTTTACCAGAAAATATTGAAGCCGTCAAGTGGGATTGTCCTCTATGTGAAGACCGCGGTTTTTTGAATGTTGGTGAAAAATGTGCTTGTTTATTGGCCGAAGAAAGTCAACAGCGTTGGGAATTGAGTGGTTTGGGGCCCCGACAAAAAAAACAAACTTTTAATTCTTTTTCTTTGAAATGGTATGAAGATAAAAAACGTTATAGGACTATTTTAGAGGAATGTGTCTCTTTTGCCGAAAATATTTGTCGAGGTAAAGCTGTGGACAATCTTTTATTATGTGGGAATATTGGTACTGGAAAAACACATCTCTGTAGTGCAATCGCCAATTATGTTCTACAGGCTGGCATTAGTGTCGCTTATTTAAAAATAGGTATATTAATGGATTTAATTCGGGAAGCTAAGTATAATTTTGACTCACAAGTGGTTCGGCCAATAAATCGTTTACAATCATTATATCAGGTTGATTTGTTAATCATTGATGATTTGGGTACTGAAGTGGTCAGTGATTTTGTCCGTGAACAATTATTTTATTTAATTGATGAACGGCTTAATTTTCATTTGCCTTGGATTATTAGTACTAATTTATCACTTAACGAGATTGGCACCCTTTATGAGGATCGTTTAAGTGATCGTATCTTGGGTACTTCCACGGTTTTAAAATTTACTGGTGCAAGTATTCGACAGCAATTAAAGGTATTAAGGGGTTGA
- a CDS encoding M20/M25/M40 family metallo-hydrolase, translating into MKRLSLIFLCLILFTACGLEKSTRIIEKENSFRPQIKEHLEILSSEKFAGREAETGGEAIAAFYIAQFLQEQGLTPCGDAATYFQTFTINGYRPFRQNGRMIFKSDPSLSSQKSANVLGLREGESKDIIIISAHYDHLGIIDGQLYPGANDNASGVSVVLEIINGLGKRKTAYTMLFAFWGAEEKGLLGSQYFCEHLPFERERIKGVINLDSVGNLKKQQLLGWLGEENEITNKIIAGLENEGWTITWEKNRKHNSDHFSFAQKGIPGFTLLSPTWLVKNHTSADEIQQIKIKPLENLVLALLNILP; encoded by the coding sequence TTGAAAAGGTTATCCCTAATTTTTCTTTGTTTAATTTTATTTACGGCCTGTGGTCTGGAAAAAAGTACTCGGATTATTGAAAAGGAAAACAGTTTTCGACCGCAAATAAAAGAACATTTAGAGATTTTGTCTAGTGAGAAGTTTGCTGGTAGGGAAGCCGAGACTGGTGGGGAAGCTATAGCTGCCTTTTATATTGCTCAGTTTTTGCAGGAACAGGGTTTAACTCCGTGTGGAGATGCTGCAACCTATTTTCAAACTTTCACAATTAATGGATATCGTCCCTTTAGGCAAAATGGACGTATGATTTTTAAAAGTGATCCTTCACTATCTTCGCAAAAAAGTGCCAATGTTTTGGGCCTTAGGGAAGGGGAAAGTAAAGACATAATTATTATTAGTGCTCACTATGATCATTTGGGTATTATTGATGGACAGCTTTATCCTGGTGCTAATGATAATGCTTCTGGAGTAAGTGTGGTTTTGGAAATTATTAATGGTTTGGGAAAACGAAAAACGGCTTATACTATGCTCTTTGCTTTTTGGGGGGCTGAGGAAAAGGGGCTTTTGGGTTCTCAATATTTTTGTGAGCATTTGCCTTTTGAGCGGGAAAGAATTAAAGGTGTAATTAATTTAGATTCGGTAGGTAATTTAAAAAAGCAGCAGCTTTTAGGCTGGTTAGGTGAGGAAAACGAAATAACTAATAAAATTATTGCCGGTTTGGAAAATGAGGGTTGGACAATTACTTGGGAAAAAAATCGGAAACATAATAGTGATCATTTTTCTTTTGCTCAAAAAGGTATTCCCGGGTTTACCCTACTTTCCCCAACTTGGTTGGTTAAAAACCACACATCTGCAGATGAAATTCAACAGATAAAAATTAAACCCCTGGAAAATTTAGTACTAGCTTTGCTTAATATTTTACCGTAA
- a CDS encoding small multi-drug export protein, whose amino-acid sequence MLNQDWYLFFLSMLPFTELRASIPLGIALEIYPWRVFWIAVVGNLVPVLPILCFLRPLEKFINRLPYLGNCLQAFLASIRHRGEKISKYGLIGLLLFVLIPLPGTGVWTGTLLAWLFGFPYFASFLMISLGVLGAGLLVTLASLGVWQAVRVYGPEIFFIFCLVFLAWFIFWLYLRRST is encoded by the coding sequence GTGTTAAATCAAGACTGGTATCTCTTTTTTTTATCTATGCTTCCCTTTACGGAATTGCGGGCTTCAATTCCTTTGGGAATCGCTTTGGAAATTTATCCTTGGCGCGTATTCTGGATAGCGGTGGTCGGTAATCTAGTTCCCGTTTTGCCTATTTTATGCTTTTTAAGACCACTAGAAAAATTCATAAATCGGCTGCCTTATCTTGGTAATTGTTTACAGGCTTTTTTGGCTAGTATTCGACACAGGGGAGAGAAAATAAGTAAATATGGTTTAATTGGCCTTTTATTATTTGTTCTTATCCCTTTACCAGGTACTGGTGTTTGGACAGGTACACTTTTAGCTTGGTTGTTCGGTTTTCCTTATTTTGCTTCTTTTTTAATGATTAGCTTAGGTGTGCTGGGGGCTGGTCTTTTGGTTACCTTGGCTAGTTTAGGTGTTTGGCAAGCAGTACGGGTTTATGGCCCAGAAATCTTTTTTATATTTTGTTTGGTGTTTTTAGCCTGGTTTATCTTTTGGTTATATTTACGTCGAAGTACTTAA